The proteins below are encoded in one region of Brassica napus cultivar Da-Ae chromosome A6, Da-Ae, whole genome shotgun sequence:
- the LOC106351191 gene encoding uncharacterized protein LOC106351191: MAKYNEIAKKKREAKADRKRAIHGDPLTNKLKSRAPVVSVSGKRQKKLLRKWRREQKEMVDKGLVTMEDVEMASADADSEESKKSPRKFSVKKTLKLNKLKNKGKKNKSQKAVSQVSADQMLE, translated from the exons ATGGCGAAATACAACGAGAtagcgaagaagaagagagaggcgAAAGCTGATAGAAAGCGAGCCATCCACGGAGATCCACTCACCAATAAACTGAAGAGCAGAGCTCCGGTTGTCTCCGTCTCCGGGAAACGTCAGAAGAAACTCCTCCGCAAATGGCGCCGA GAGCAGAAAGAGATGGTGGACAAGGGTCTTGTAACTATGGAGGATGTAGAGATGGCTTCTGCTGATG CTGATTCGGAAGAATCCAAGAAATCCCCTAGAAAGTTTAGTGTGAAGAAGACCTTGAAGCTcaataaactaaagaataaag GCAAGAAGAATAAAAGTCAGAAAGCCGTTAGCCAAGTATCTGCCGATCAGATGCTGGAATGA
- the LOC106346327 gene encoding RNA polymerase sigma factor sigB — protein sequence MSSCLLPQFKCQPDSFSVHFRTSYPVSKHSKSSVYFQPQCAVSTSPPLLTSTLDVSKLRLPSFDTDSDRPWTYTGTVGPSTEAKYLEALASETLLTSDEAVVAAAAAEALALARAALKVAKDATLFSNTHNTKPSVTSSAPDKRSKWDQFTEKERAGILGHLAVSDTGVVSDRVTAPAPPECNKESAEKQEAEPLEEEEEIVAVSSAVRSTRQTERKARRAKGLEKTASGMQSAVKTVSSSRKKRVASQEIDNNDPLRYLRMTTSSSKLLTAREEQQLSEGIQDLLKLERLQAELTERCGHQPTLAQWASAAGIDKKTLRKRITHGTQCKDRMIKSNIRLVISIAKNYQGAGMDFQDLVQEGCRGLVRGAEKFDATKGFKFSTYAHWWIKQAVRKSLSDQSRMIRLPFHMVEATYRVKEARKQLYSETGKQPKNEEVAEATGLSMKRLMAVLLSPKPPRSLDQKIGINLNLKPSEVISDPEAETSEDILMKQFMREDLDKVLDSLGTREKQVIRWRFGMEDGRMKTLQEIGETMGVSRERVRQIESSAFRKLKNKKRNNHLQQYLVAQTKES from the exons ATGtcttcttgtcttcttcctcagtTCAAGTGTCAGCCTGATTCTTTCTCTGTTCACTTCAGAACCTCTTACCCTGTCT CAAAACACAGTAAAAGTTCAGTCTACTTCCAACCGCAATGTGCAGTATCCACTTCACCGCCCTTACTAACTTCTACGCTGGatgtgtccaagcttagactacCCTCTTTCGATACCGATTCAGACAGGCCATGGACTTATACAGGAACCGTTGGTCCTTCCACTGAG GCAAAGTACTTAGAAGCTTTAGCCTCTGAAACACTTCTCACAAGCGATGAAGCAGTAGTTGCGGCAGCAGCAGCTGAAGCACTCGCCCTTGCCAGAGCCGCACTCAAAGTTGCCAAAGATGCCACGTTATTTAGTAACACTCACAACACGAAACCATCAGTTACATCATCAGCACCCGACAAACGCTCAAAGTGGGACCAGTTTACCGAGAAGGAACGTGCTGGTATATTGGGACATCTAGCGGTTTCAGACACTGGAGTTGTGAGCGATAGAGTCACTGCACCTGCACCTCCTGAATGTAACAAAGAGTCTGCAGAGAAACAAGAAGCTGAGCctctggaggaggaggaggagattgtTGCAGTGAGTTCAGCTGTGAGATCTACGCGCCAAACCGAAAGGAAAGCTAGGAGGGCTAAAGGGCTAGAGAAAACTGCATCAGGTATGCAGTCGGCTGTGAAGACTGTTTCGAGCTCTAGAAAGAAACGTGTTGCTTCACAGGAGATTGACAATAATGATCCTTTGCGTTATCTAAGAATGACCACTAGCAgttccaagcttctcactgccAGAGAAGAACAGCAGCTGTCTGAAGGAATACAG GACCTTCTGAAGTTGGAAAGACTCCAAGCAGAGCTTACTGAGCGTTGTGGCCATCAGCCAACCCTTGCACAGTGGGCTTCTGCTGCTGGAATCGATAAAAAAACTTTAAGGAAACGTATAACTCACGGCACGCAATGCAAGGACAGAATGATTAAAAGCAACATTCGTCTCGTCATTTCGATTGCAAAGAACTACCAAGGAGCTGGAATGGACTTCCAAGACCTTGTCCAG GAAGGATGCAGAGGGCTTGTGAGGGGAGCAGAGAAGTTTGATGCTACAAAGGGATTTAAattttcaacttatgcacattGGTGGATCAAGCAAGCTGTGAGGAAGTCTCTCTCTGATCAGTCCAGGATGATAAGATTGCCT TTTCACATGGTGGAAGCAACGTACAGGGTGAAAGAGGCAAGAAAGCAACTGTACAGTGAAACAGGTAAGCAGCCAAAGAATGAAGAAGTTGCAGAGGCGACAGGGCTGTCGATGAAGAGGCTCATGGCGGTTCTGCTCTCTCCGAAGCCTCCAAGGTCGCTAGACCAGAAGATTGGAATCAATCTGAACCTCAAACCTTCG GAAGTGATATCAGATCCTGAAGCTGAAACTTCAGAGGATATACTGATGAAGCAGTTCATGAGGGAGGACTTGGACAAAGTTCTGGACTCGTTGGGTACGAGGGAGAAGCAGGTGATACGTTGGAGATTTGGGATGGAGGATGGGAGGATGAAGACGTTGCAAGAGATCGGTGAGACGATGGGTGTGAGCCGGGAGAGGGTGAGGCAGATAGAATCTTCTGCTTTCAGGAAGctcaagaacaagaagagaaaCAACCATTTGCAGCAGTACTTAGTTGCACAAACAAAAGAATCATAA
- the LOC106346322 gene encoding thioredoxin-like 1-1, chloroplastic, protein MAEVISKTSLFFGGGACVNHHHHHVDDLSVSPVSFGFKKSFSSSLKQKPLRSDFSGKQILETFNRSFRSSSVTAQSTLRIGTAHKWWEKGSQENMREISSAQDLVDSLADAGDKLVVVDFFSPGCGGCKALHPKMCQLAEQSPDVQFLQVNYEEHKSMCYSLGVHVLPFFRFYRGAQGRVCSFSCTNATIKKFRDALAKHSPDRCSLGPTKGLEEKELVALAANKELKFSYTPKVVPVEKEAAIPTANPALPVPHPSMSGSEEKTLVSAGR, encoded by the exons ATGGCGGAGGTAATCAGCAAAACGAGTTTGTTCTTCGGAGGAGGAGCTTGCGTgaatcaccaccaccaccacgtaGATGACTTGTCTGTCTCACCGGTGAGTTTCGGTTTCAAAAAgagtttctcttcttctctcaagCAGAAGCCTCTTAGAAGCGACTTCTCTGGAAAACAGATCCTAGAGACCTTCAACAGGAGCTTCCGATCATCATCCGTCACCGCTCAG tCGACGCTGAGGATTGGGACAGCTCACAAGTGGTGGGAGAAAGGCTCTCAAGAGAACATGAGAGAGATCTCTTCGGCGCAAGACCTCGTCGACTCTCTCGCCGACGCTGGCGATAAGCTCGTCGTGGTTGACTTCTTCTCCCCTGGCTGCGGGGGATGCAAGGCTCTGCATCCTAAGATGTGCCAGCTGGCGGAGCAGAGCCCTGATGTGCAGTTTCTTCAGGTGAATTACGAGGAGCATAAGTCCATGTGTTACAGTCTCGGTGTCCATGTGCTTCCCTTTTTTCGATTTTATCGAGGCGCTCAGGGTCGTGTCTGTAGCTTTAGCTGTACCAATGCTACG ATAAAGAAATTTAGAGACGCGTTGGCGAAGCATAGTCCGGATAGGTGCAGCCTTGGACCAACCAAGGGGCTTGAAGAGAAAGAGCTTGTGGCGCTTGCAGCTAATAAAGAACTCAAGTTTAGTTACACGCCGAAGGTTGTACCTGTTGAGAAAGAAGCAGCTATTCCCACTGCAAACCCGGCACTCCCTGTTCCTCATCCATCGATGAGTGGCAGTGAGGAGAAGACGTTGGTCTCTGCAGGGAGGTGA
- the LOC106346324 gene encoding syntaxin-related protein KNOLLE — protein MNDLMTKSFTSYVNLKKSAMKDLESGPPDSDLEMANNTTDSSNLSSFLEEAEKVKSEISLITETLSRISQYNDESKSAHKSDSVKSLRNKISNEIVSGLRKAKSIKATLEEMDRANREIRRLSGTPVYRSRVAVTNGLRKKLKEVMMEFQALRQRMMSEYKETVERRYFTVTGERPDEEMIEKIVSDGGEEFLARAVQEHGRGKVLETVVEIQDRYDAAKEIEKSLLELHQVFLDMAVMVEAQGEQMDEIEHHVMNASHYVKDGAKELNTAKKHQRSSRKWMCIGIIVLLLIILVVIIPIITSFTSS, from the exons ATGAACGACCTAATGACCAAATCATTCACAAGCTACGTCAACCTAAAAAAATCAGCGATGAAGGATCTAGAATCCGGACCACCAGACTCCGATCTCGAGATGGCGAACAACACCACAGACTCATCAAACCTCTCCTCGTTCCTAGAAGAAGCCGAGAAAGTCAAATCAGAGATCTCTCTAATCACCGAAACGCTCTCTCGCATCTCGCAGTACAACGACGAGAGCAAATCCGCGCACAAGTCCGACTCCGTGAAGTCCCTCCGCAACAAGATCTCCAACGAGATCGTCTCCGGTCTACGAAAAGCGAAGTCGATCAAGGCCACGCTCGAGGAGATGGACAGAGCGAACCGGGAGATCAGGCGGTTATCGGGAACTCCGGTTTACAGGAGCAGAGTGGCGGTTACTAACGGTTTGAGGAAGAAGTTGAAAGAAGTGATGATGGAGTTTCAGGCGCTGAGGCAGAGGATGATGAGCGAGTACAAGGAGACCGTTGAGAGACGGTACTTTACGGTTACTGGCGAGAGACCTGACGAGGAGATGATCGAGAAGATTGTTAGCGACGGAGGGGAAGAGTTTCTCGCACGTGCGGTTCAGGAGCACGGGAGAGGGAAGGTCTTGGAGACTGTGGTTGAGATTCAAGACAG gtaTGATGCGGCGAAGGAGATAGAGAAGAGTTTGTTAGAGCTACACCAAGTGTTTCTAGATATGGCTGTGATGGTTGAAGCGCAAGGCGAGCAGATGGATGAGATCGAGCATCACGTGATGAACGCGAGCCATTATGTTAAGGATGGTGCTAAGGAGTTGAATACAGCAAAGAAGCATCAGAGAAGCAGTAGGAAATGGATGTGTATTGGTATCATTGTGTTGCTTTTGATCATCCTTGTTGTTATCATCCCTATTATTACCAGTTTCACCTCTTCTTAA
- the BNAA06G04920D gene encoding uncharacterized protein BNAA06G04920D, translating to MKSLRLISTAPPTPFLSLPRTRVIFKAPAKRCGGGFVTMSLNPNSEKSSSSSEGVSISVLEDQSVNDFKMKLGSSVSPPPRLINPLAKTMSRSDQAFLLLAFIACTTSVAFTSFVLTAVPTLLAMGRAASSFAKLADTARQELPSTLAAIRLSGMEISDLTLELSELSHEVNEGVNKSAKAVQAAEAGIRQIGTLAHHQTLSMIDERASLPEISLQPVVAGAAKKTSHAIGRASKTLMNIITGGDKEEDAS from the exons ATGAAATCTCTTCGCTTGATTTCGACAGCTCCCCCTACTCCGTTTCTTTCTCTTCCTCGAACTCGAGTTATCTTCAAGGCTCCAGCAAAGAGATGCGGTGGCGGTTTTGTCACTATGTCTCTGAATCCAAACTCAGAGAAGAGCTCGAGTTCTTCTGAGGGTGTGTCGATCAGTGTCTTGGAAGATCAATCCGTCAACGATTTCAAGATGAAACTTGGAAGCTCTGTTTCTCCTCCTCCGCGTTTAATCAATCCATTAGCCAAGACGATGAGTAGAAGCGATCAGGCGTTTCTTCTCTTGGCCTTCATCGCTTGCACC ACTTCAGTTGCTTTTACAAGTTTTGTGCTTACAGCAGTTCCCACACTTCTG GCCATGGGAAGAGCTGCGTCTTCCTTTGCTAAGTTAGCCGACACGGCCCGCCAAGAACTGCCTAGTACCTTAGCAGCCATAAGGCTCTCCGGCATGGAAATAAGCGATCTTACTCTTGAATTAAGTGAGTTAAG CCATGAAGTTAATGAAGGGGTAAACAAATCAGCTAAAGCGGTTCAAGCAGCTGAAGCTGGAATCCGACAGATTGGGACACTTGCACACCACCAAACTCTCT CAATGATTGACGAGAGAGCAAGTTTACCAGAAATATCACTGCAACCTGTCGTGGCTGGTGCAGCGAAGAAGACTTCTCACGCAATAGGCAGAGCATCCAAGACACTAATGAACATTATCACCGGAGGTGACAAGGAGGAAGATGCTTCCTAA
- the LOC106346323 gene encoding violaxanthin de-epoxidase, chloroplastic, with amino-acid sequence MSYPKGISSHPYISLFLFSLYLPPLLPAELSVSSMSVSTHCFTSPCHDRTRFFSGDDGNKLLRKRIKGTFLVKILPSSQNAYLRVTAKSSRPLSGFRSGISKGVFDIVALTSKNALKELSTPLMLKLVGVVACAFLIVPSADAVDALKTCACLLKGCRIELAKCIANPSCAANVACLQTCNNRPDETECQIKCGDLFENSVVDEFNECAVSRKKCVPRKSDLGEFPAPDPSVLVKNFNVKDFDGKWYITSGLNPTFDAFDCQLHEFHTEDGKLVGNISWRIKTPDSGFFTRSTVQKFVQDPNQPAVFYNHDNEYLHYQDDWYILSSKIENKPEDYIFVYYRGRNDAWDGYGGAVVYTRSASLPNTIVPELEKAAKSIGREFSTFIKTDNTCGPEPPLVERLEKTVEEGEKIIVKEVEEIEEEVEKEVEKVGKTEMTLFQRLAEGFEELKQDEENFLRGLSKEEMELLDELKMEANEVEKLFGKALPIRKFR; translated from the exons ATGTCTTATCCAAAAGGCATTTCCTCACATCCTTatatctctctcttcctcttctctctctatcttcctCCTCTGCTTCCCGCGGAGCTTTCAGTCTCAAGTATGTCAGTATCTACACATTGTTTCACTTCACCTTGTCACGACCGTACGAGATTCTTCTCAGGCGATGATGGTAATAAACTTCTAAGAAAGAGAATCAAAGGCACTTTCTTGGTCAAGATCTTACCTTCTTCCCAAAACGCTTATCTAAGAGTAACTGCGAAATCCTCACGACCCTTATCTGGATTCAGGTCAGGAATCTCTAAG GGAGTATTTGATATTGTGGCATTGACCTCAAAGAATGCACTCAAAGAGCTGAGTACTCCACTGATGCTAAAGCTCGTGGGTGTTGTAGCTTGCGCGTTTCTCATAGTTCCATCTGCAGATGCTGTTGATGCGCTAAAGACTTGTGCATGCTTACTTAAGGGGTGCAG GATAGAACTCGCAAAGTGCATTGCCAACCCTTCCTGTGCAGCCAATGTCGCTTGCCTCCAGACCTGTAACAACCGTCCAGATGAAACCGAGTGCCAG ATAAAATGCGGAGATCTGTTCGAGAACAGTGTAGTCGACGAGTTCAACGAATGCGCCGTGTCAAGAAAAAAATGCGTTCCTAGAAAATCTGACCTCGGAGAGTTTCCAGCCCCTGACCCTTCTGTTCTCGTCAAGAACTTCAACGTCAAGGACTTTGACGGCAAGTGGTACATTACAAGTGGCTTGAATCCAACCTTTGACGCCTTTGACTGTCAGCTCCATGAGTTCCACACGGAAGACGGCAAGCTTGTTGGAAACATCTCGTGGAGAATAAAAACCCCAGACAGTGGCTTCTTCACTAGATCAACCGTACAGAAGTTCGTGCAAGATCCTAACCAGCCTGCTGTTTTCTACAATCATGACAACGAGTACCTTCACTATCAAGACGACTG GTATATACTGTCATCAAAGATAGAGAACAAACCTGAGGACTATATCTTTGTGTACTACCGTGGGCGTAACGATGCTTGGGATGGATATGGAGGTGCGGTTGTGTACACGAGAAGCGCTTCTTTACCCAACACCATTGTACCGGAGCTTGAAAAGGCAGCTAAAAGCATAGGCAGAGAGTTCAGCACGTTCATTAAAACGGATAACACTTGCGGTCCTGAGCCTCCGCTGGTGGAGAGGCTTGAGAAGACGGTGGAAGAAGGGGAGAAGATTATAGTCAAAGAGGTTGAGGAGATAGAAGAGGAGGTAGAGAAGGAAGTGGAGAAAGTCGGCAAGACTGAGATGACTTTGTTCCAGAGATTAGCTGAAGGGTTTGAAGAACTAAAGCAAGACGAAGAGAATTTCTTGAGAGGGTTGAGTAAAGAGGAGATGGAGTTGTTGGATGAGCTTAAAATGGAAGCTAATGAGGTTGAGAAATTATTCGGAAAAGCTCTACCAATCAGAAAGTTCAGGTAG